Proteins encoded together in one Longimicrobium sp. window:
- the queG gene encoding tRNA epoxyqueuosine(34) reductase QueG: MLSTRLPPAELTDRIRARALELGFEAVGVAPVQPSGHAEAYGRWVGEGMHGEMAYLAHEDAVARRADPAVLVPGARSAVVVAIGYHGEDDGEADPSRGIVARYARNDDYHDLLKDRLIALQEWANAELTPLGGRAYVDAGPVLERELASRAGLGWFGRNTMLIQPRRGSYYFLGVLLLDVELAYDEPFARDHCGSCSRCLSACPTGALLGRDETGAPRMDARRCISYLTIELRGPIPRDLRPLIGNRIYGCDICQEVCPWNSFAEPAHDPAFIPRDGMDGPSLIEWMGMSQEQFSRRFKGSAVKRTKRRGLLRNVAVALGNWGSPEAVPALAVALNDDEALVRGHAAWALGRIGTEAARQALAGRAEVEEDAWVREEIALAPTA, encoded by the coding sequence ATGCTTTCGACGCGCCTTCCCCCCGCCGAGCTGACCGACCGCATCCGCGCCCGCGCCCTGGAGCTGGGTTTCGAGGCGGTGGGCGTCGCGCCCGTGCAGCCGTCGGGGCACGCGGAGGCATATGGGAGGTGGGTGGGGGAGGGGATGCACGGCGAAATGGCGTACCTGGCCCACGAAGACGCCGTCGCCAGGCGCGCCGATCCCGCCGTGCTCGTGCCCGGCGCGCGATCGGCGGTGGTCGTGGCGATCGGGTACCACGGGGAGGATGATGGAGAGGCGGATCCGTCGCGGGGGATCGTGGCGCGCTACGCACGCAACGACGACTACCACGATCTTCTCAAGGACCGCCTCATCGCCCTCCAGGAATGGGCGAACGCCGAGCTCACGCCGCTGGGCGGGCGCGCGTACGTCGACGCCGGGCCCGTGCTGGAGCGCGAGCTCGCGTCGCGCGCGGGACTCGGGTGGTTCGGGCGCAACACCATGCTCATCCAGCCCCGCCGCGGGTCGTACTACTTCCTCGGCGTGCTGCTGCTGGACGTGGAGTTGGCGTACGACGAGCCGTTTGCGCGCGACCACTGCGGATCGTGCTCGCGCTGCCTGAGCGCCTGCCCGACGGGAGCGCTGCTGGGGCGCGACGAGACGGGCGCCCCGCGCATGGACGCGCGTCGCTGCATCTCGTACCTCACCATCGAGCTGCGCGGCCCCATCCCCCGCGATCTCCGCCCCCTCATCGGCAACCGCATCTACGGCTGCGACATCTGCCAGGAGGTCTGCCCCTGGAACAGCTTCGCCGAGCCCGCGCACGATCCCGCCTTCATCCCGCGCGATGGGATGGATGGGCCGTCGCTGATCGAGTGGATGGGGATGAGCCAGGAGCAGTTCTCGCGCCGCTTCAAGGGCTCCGCCGTGAAGCGGACGAAGCGGCGCGGGCTGCTGCGCAACGTGGCGGTCGCGCTGGGGAACTGGGGCTCGCCTGAGGCCGTCCCCGCGCTCGCGGTCGCGCTGAACGATGATGAGGCACTGGTGCGCGGGCACGCGGCGTGGGCGCTGGGGCGCATCGGCACCGAGGCGGCGCGGCAGGCGCTGGCCGGACGGGCTGAGGTGGAGGAGGATGCGTGGGTGCGGGAGGAGATCGCTCTCGCACCCACGGCTTGA
- a CDS encoding GxxExxY protein, with amino-acid sequence MEIEEIMKEIVDAAYKIHTRIGPGLLESVYEVVLATALEHRGLAVRRQVPVAIRYEGIHIDEGFRVDLLVENRVVVELKSVEKMAPVHSKQLLTYLRLMDLRLGLLINFGAPTLKEGTRRIANAYAPSRGSL; translated from the coding sequence GTGGAGATTGAGGAGATCATGAAGGAGATTGTCGATGCCGCGTACAAGATCCACACGCGGATCGGCCCTGGGCTGTTGGAGAGCGTGTATGAAGTGGTGCTCGCGACGGCATTGGAGCATCGTGGCCTCGCGGTACGCAGGCAGGTGCCGGTTGCGATCAGGTATGAGGGTATCCACATCGACGAAGGTTTTAGAGTGGATCTTCTCGTGGAGAACAGAGTGGTCGTGGAACTCAAGTCGGTGGAGAAGATGGCACCGGTGCATTCAAAGCAGCTGCTGACCTATTTGCGGCTGATGGATCTACGCCTGGGTCTGCTGATCAATTTCGGAGCGCCAACCCTGAAGGAGGGAACCCGTCGAATCGCGAATGCCTACGCCCCATCGCGGGGTTCCCTTTAG
- a CDS encoding aminotransferase class V-fold PLP-dependent enzyme translates to MPDQTAPHPELATRWRGEFPILQTHTYMNSCSLGALSRRSMGYLGEYQALWNSMGASAWYELWLGRIAELRGHVARMWNARENEIALTPSVSAALSSVASTIDYTKRNRVVVSDLDFPTLVYQWLARPNVEVVRVPSDDGIGVPPERWAEYIDERTAIVATSHVFYGTGYVQELEPIARAARGAGALFLVDGYQAVGQIPVDARASGADVYVAGPLKWLLGGPGLAYLWVREECIAEMRPTVTSWFGARDQFSFRVDEYEPREDAGRFSLGTPAVPTVYTALGGMEIFREAGERAVYERIAGLTEHLVALLHDAGFALRIADEAHRSGIVLLKHDDAAGAVARLAKQGIVVDHRAGYVRVSPHFYNTEAENELTVRALLDG, encoded by the coding sequence ATGCCAGACCAAACCGCCCCGCACCCCGAGCTCGCCACCCGCTGGCGCGGCGAGTTTCCGATCCTGCAGACCCACACCTACATGAACTCGTGCTCCCTCGGCGCGCTCTCCCGGCGCTCGATGGGGTACCTTGGCGAATACCAGGCGCTCTGGAACTCCATGGGCGCCTCCGCGTGGTACGAGCTGTGGCTGGGAAGGATCGCCGAGCTGCGCGGCCACGTCGCGCGCATGTGGAACGCGCGGGAGAACGAGATCGCGCTCACCCCCAGCGTCTCGGCCGCGCTCTCGTCGGTGGCGTCCACCATCGACTACACGAAGCGCAACCGCGTGGTGGTGTCGGACCTGGACTTCCCCACCCTCGTCTACCAGTGGCTCGCGCGGCCCAACGTCGAAGTGGTGCGCGTTCCCAGCGACGACGGCATCGGCGTGCCCCCCGAGCGCTGGGCCGAGTACATCGACGAGCGCACCGCCATCGTCGCCACCAGCCACGTCTTCTACGGCACCGGATACGTGCAGGAGCTGGAGCCGATCGCGCGGGCGGCGCGCGGGGCGGGCGCACTCTTTCTGGTGGATGGCTACCAGGCCGTGGGCCAGATCCCCGTGGACGCGCGCGCCAGCGGGGCGGACGTGTACGTGGCCGGACCCCTCAAGTGGCTCCTGGGCGGCCCCGGGCTGGCGTATCTCTGGGTCCGCGAGGAGTGCATCGCCGAGATGCGCCCCACCGTCACCTCCTGGTTCGGCGCGCGCGACCAGTTCTCCTTCCGCGTGGATGAGTACGAGCCGCGCGAGGACGCCGGCCGCTTCTCCCTCGGCACCCCCGCCGTACCCACGGTGTACACGGCGCTCGGGGGGATGGAGATCTTCAGAGAAGCCGGGGAGCGCGCCGTCTACGAGCGCATCGCGGGGCTCACGGAGCACCTTGTGGCGCTGCTCCACGACGCCGGCTTCGCGCTGCGCATCGCGGACGAGGCGCACCGCTCCGGGATCGTGCTGCTGAAGCACGACGACGCGGCCGGCGCCGTCGCCCGGTTGGCGAAGCAGGGGATCGTCGTGGACCACCGCGCAGGCTACGTGCGCGTCTCGCCCCACTTCTACAACACCGAAGCGGAGAACGAGCTCACCGTCCGCGCGCTCCTGGATGGGTGA